From a region of the Synechococcus sp. PCC 7502 genome:
- a CDS encoding type II toxin-antitoxin system VapC family toxin has translation MRVVFADTGYWVALLNPSDNLHKKAVQLSKTLHPAYIVTSEAVLIEVLNDFSKRGEYFRDLAIELTQNLRSNHNVRIVPQTSEQFEQGLRLYQQRKDKAWSYTDCVSFKIMEDMGISEALAYDKHFEQAGYKPLMRN, from the coding sequence GTGAGAGTCGTTTTCGCCGATACAGGTTATTGGGTTGCCCTACTTAACCCTAGTGATAATTTGCATAAAAAAGCTGTTCAGCTATCAAAAACATTGCATCCCGCCTACATCGTCACCAGTGAAGCCGTCCTCATCGAAGTTTTAAACGACTTCTCTAAACGTGGTGAGTATTTCCGTGATTTAGCCATAGAGCTAACTCAAAACTTGCGTTCTAACCACAATGTCCGTATTGTTCCCCAAACTAGTGAGCAATTTGAACAAGGCTTGAGACTATATCAACAACGAAAAGACAAAGCATGGAGTTACACAGATTGTGTATCTTTCAAAATAATGGAGGATATGGGAATTTCTGAGGCTCTTGCCTACGACAAACACTTTGAACAGGCGGGTTATAAGCCTTTGATGAGAAATTGA